Proteins from one Desulfonema limicola genomic window:
- a CDS encoding InlB B-repeat-containing protein: MNKKNAPLRFFIFFLLLFSCLVINAPPCSASVIKINPRTTELPPAGETFTVNVALEDIADTGAFDFTITYDPAVVIIGGESSVSISTELLNSEKTYNIANRSIDNSTGKMRFAVFSLGSSPGPGGNVSLADIVFTVQNQNSSSLTLADVILTDSLGNQYFDIQPNNGKLVITSTITASAGANGKIEPSGTVKVINGNNQVFAITPDTGYYISDIKADGISAGTNPSYTFTSVTEDHTISAEFAINTYNVTFEPGAGGTITGSTTQTIEHGKDCTQVQAVPGNGYDFTGWTGDYTGTENPLTITNVTSSKTIKAAFKIKTYTVKFEPEAGGTITGTTSQTIEHGKDCTQVQAVPGNEYDFTGWTGDYTGTENPLTITNVTSSKTIKAAFKIKTYTVKFEPEAGGTITGSTSQIIEHGKDCTQVQAVPGNGYDFTGWTGDYTGTENPLTITNVTSSKTIKAAFKIKTYTVKFEPETGGTITGTTTQTIEYGKDCTQVQAVPGNEYDFTGWTGDYTGTENPLTINNVTSSKTIKAAFKIKTYTVKFEQGAGGTITGSTTQTIEHGKDCTQVQAVPASGYEFIGWTGGYTGNDNPLIVSNITSDKIIKADFKLKTYTIIFESSTGGKLNGTATQIVEHGKDCLPVEAIAESGYEFTGWTGSYTGVEKILTITNIMSDMKITANFKPIIHTVSFLNKNNGYITGEILQKIPHGQDCTPVTAVPDEEYEFYAWEGGYTGNENPLIITSVNEDMVVTAAFRYKPAGNLALKITPEFINSAEITETFDINIAVENVTELGGFDLELVYDPAVVMIADENHVTLGDFPGSTGMEVSMTLPVIDNNSGRLNIKSSVSGQGIKPDGSGILAIVAFTLIKEAETVLSLENTEIISSENQTLTPGTADALVKPVYILSEAGENGSIEPSGKNITAYGQSQSFTITANENYHISAIQADGEPLPQIDEYPKTYTHDFHNVKDIHTIHAEFLINTYPVTLTPGSNGSLEGGTNQLIEHGENTTAVTAVPDFGYNFIRWTGDYSGTENPLVITNVTNSIAVTAVFEPAFHTITFVSENGGTLSGGTTQIIQHGNDCSPVAAIPNQGSSFKGWTGDYTGTENPLTITNVTSSQTIKAVFIIENYTVKFEPGTGGTITGSTTQTIEYGKDCTKVEAVPASGYDFTGWTGDYTGNENPLIINNISRNMNITANFKIRELTLSDAVMVLQILCGITTDIPDIPDIGSDSRIGPQEAVYILQVISGIRENFIY, translated from the coding sequence ATGAATAAAAAGAACGCACCATTAAGATTTTTCATATTTTTTCTATTATTATTTTCATGCCTTGTAATTAATGCCCCGCCATGTTCCGCATCTGTAATAAAAATAAATCCTAGAACCACGGAACTGCCTCCAGCCGGAGAAACCTTTACAGTTAATGTTGCATTAGAGGATATTGCAGATACCGGGGCATTTGATTTTACCATTACTTATGACCCGGCTGTTGTTATTATTGGCGGAGAAAGCAGTGTCAGCATAAGCACTGAGCTTTTAAACTCTGAAAAAACCTACAATATTGCAAACAGGAGCATTGATAACAGTACAGGAAAAATGCGGTTTGCAGTATTCAGCCTGGGCAGCAGTCCCGGACCCGGGGGAAATGTATCCCTGGCAGATATAGTATTTACAGTACAGAACCAAAACAGCAGCAGCCTTACACTGGCAGATGTCATCCTCACAGATTCCCTGGGAAACCAGTATTTTGATATTCAGCCAAATAACGGGAAACTTGTAATAACCAGCACCATTACAGCCTCAGCAGGAGCAAACGGTAAAATAGAACCTTCAGGAACAGTAAAGGTCATAAACGGGAATAATCAGGTTTTTGCCATAACACCGGATACAGGGTATTATATTTCTGATATAAAGGCTGACGGGATTTCAGCAGGTACAAATCCATCTTATACATTTACCAGTGTTACTGAAGATCATACCATATCAGCCGAATTTGCTATAAATACTTATAATGTTACATTTGAACCGGGAGCAGGCGGAACAATCACCGGCAGCACAACCCAGACAATCGAACACGGAAAAGACTGCACACAAGTACAGGCTGTTCCTGGAAATGGATATGATTTTACAGGCTGGACAGGAGATTACACTGGAACAGAAAACCCCTTAACCATCACCAATGTTACATCTTCCAAAACCATTAAAGCAGCTTTCAAAATAAAAACCTACACTGTCAAATTTGAGCCGGAAGCAGGCGGAACAATCACCGGCACCACATCCCAGACAATCGAACACGGAAAAGACTGCACACAAGTACAGGCTGTTCCTGGAAACGAATATGATTTTACAGGCTGGACAGGAGATTACACTGGAACAGAAAACCCCTTAACCATCACCAATGTTACATCTTCAAAAACCATTAAAGCAGCTTTCAAAATAAAAACCTACACTGTCAAATTTGAACCGGAAGCAGGCGGAACAATCACCGGCAGCACCTCCCAGATAATTGAACACGGAAAAGACTGCACACAAGTGCAGGCTGTTCCTGGAAATGGATATGATTTTACAGGCTGGACAGGGGATTACACTGGAACAGAAAACCCCTTAACCATCACCAATGTTACATCTTCCAAAACCATTAAAGCAGCTTTCAAAATAAAAACCTACACTGTCAAATTTGAACCGGAAACAGGCGGAACAATCACCGGTACCACAACCCAGACAATCGAATACGGCAAAGACTGCACACAAGTACAGGCTGTTCCTGGAAACGAATATGATTTTACAGGCTGGACAGGAGATTACACTGGAACAGAAAATCCCTTAACCATCAACAATGTTACATCTTCCAAAACCATTAAAGCAGCTTTCAAAATAAAAACCTACACTGTCAAATTTGAACAGGGAGCAGGCGGAACAATCACTGGCAGCACAACCCAGACAATCGAACACGGCAAAGACTGCACACAAGTACAGGCTGTTCCTGCAAGCGGCTATGAGTTTATTGGATGGACAGGAGGATATACAGGAAATGATAATCCTCTGATCGTATCAAATATTACTTCTGACAAGATAATAAAGGCCGATTTCAAACTCAAGACATATACTATAATATTTGAATCCAGTACAGGCGGGAAACTTAACGGCACTGCAACCCAGATAGTGGAACATGGCAAAGACTGTTTGCCAGTTGAAGCAATTGCAGAATCAGGGTATGAATTTACAGGATGGACAGGCAGTTATACAGGTGTGGAAAAAATTTTGACTATTACCAATATAATGTCTGATATGAAAATAACAGCCAATTTTAAACCCATTATTCATACTGTAAGCTTTTTAAACAAAAACAATGGATATATTACAGGAGAAATCCTTCAGAAAATTCCCCATGGACAAGACTGCACCCCAGTTACAGCAGTTCCTGATGAAGAATATGAGTTTTACGCATGGGAAGGCGGTTATACTGGAAATGAAAATCCTCTTATCATTACCAGTGTAAATGAAGATATGGTTGTTACTGCTGCTTTCAGGTATAAACCTGCTGGTAATTTAGCACTCAAAATAACACCTGAATTTATTAATTCTGCTGAAATAACAGAGACCTTTGATATTAATATTGCAGTTGAAAATGTTACGGAACTTGGAGGTTTTGACCTTGAACTGGTTTATGATCCGGCGGTAGTAATGATTGCAGATGAAAATCATGTTACATTGGGAGATTTTCCAGGAAGCACGGGAATGGAAGTCTCCATGACTTTGCCTGTAATTGACAATAACTCAGGCAGGTTAAACATTAAATCATCTGTTTCAGGACAAGGTATAAAACCTGATGGAAGCGGTATCCTGGCAATTGTTGCCTTTACCCTGATAAAGGAAGCTGAAACCGTATTATCCCTTGAAAATACTGAAATCATCAGCAGTGAAAATCAAACCCTTACTCCTGGAACAGCAGATGCACTTGTCAAGCCTGTATATATCCTTTCCGAAGCCGGAGAAAACGGCAGTATTGAGCCGTCAGGTAAAAATATCACTGCTTACGGTCAATCACAATCTTTCACAATTACAGCCAATGAAAATTATCATATATCTGCAATCCAGGCAGACGGTGAACCATTACCCCAAATTGATGAATACCCAAAAACATACACCCATGACTTCCATAATGTAAAAGATATTCACACAATCCATGCGGAATTTTTAATAAACACTTATCCGGTTACACTCACACCAGGCAGTAACGGAAGCCTTGAAGGAGGAACAAACCAGCTTATAGAACACGGTGAAAACACCACAGCAGTAACAGCAGTGCCTGATTTTGGTTATAATTTTATCAGATGGACAGGGGATTATTCAGGAACTGAGAACCCTTTGGTAATTACAAATGTAACAAACAGCATAGCTGTAACAGCGGTTTTTGAACCTGCCTTTCATACAATAACTTTTGTTTCAGAAAACGGGGGAACACTTTCAGGAGGAACAACACAGATAATTCAGCATGGGAATGACTGTTCGCCAGTAGCAGCAATACCAAACCAGGGAAGCAGTTTTAAAGGCTGGACAGGAGATTATACTGGCACAGAAAATCCTTTAACCATCACCAATGTTACATCTTCCCAGACCATTAAAGCAGTTTTCATTATAGAAAATTACACTGTTAAATTTGAACCGGGAACAGGCGGTACAATCACCGGCAGCACAACCCAGACAATTGAATACGGCAAAGACTGCACAAAAGTTGAAGCTGTTCCTGCAAGCGGATATGATTTTACAGGCTGGACAGGTGATTATACAGGAAATGAAAACCCGCTGATTATCAACAATATCAGCAGAAACATGAATATTACAGCTAATTTTAAAATAAGGGAGCTGACCCTTTCTGATGCTGTCATGGTTTTACAGATTTTGTGCGGCATAACGACTGATATACCGGATATTCCAGACATAGGCAGTGACAGCAGAATCGGACCCCAGGAAGCAGTTTATATATTGCAGGTTATTTCCGGTATTCGGGAAAATTTTATATATTGA
- a CDS encoding InlB B-repeat-containing protein, with protein MKKYLYLIILFVICTSNSFALSIALSPQNTDLSAGEKFQVDVIIENASDIGGFQFNILYDPGVVEIQAPEDILLGDFIKSTDGTFSTLGPVIDNNSGKITFGAFTFGVKTGAEGSGTLASVKFTVKNIQNSYLNLENVQLAAMTDGSSLVPDSIENAVLNDGTAEPDPVIPAPIYTIIFNADENGTIEGNTAQSAKQGSSTSPVKAVPSQGYSFTGWTGDYTGNENPLTVSNITDDMKITANFEQETIISPVKYKINFTSQGNGIIEGSTEQYIEKSAESEPVKAVPDEGYYFSGWTGDYTGTENPLVIKNISSDMDIKADFMIKTYTIKVSAGTGGSITPADNAEVEHGGNAEFTITPEQGYKIEDVLIDNESAGAVTSWVFEQINQDHAVEAFFVLETVTDSDDNDSNKDDIVKPSDETAAPAEPEPAEPETKDSGNDGGGGGSCFIGSLG; from the coding sequence ATGAAAAAATATCTCTATCTCATTATCTTATTCGTAATATGCACAAGCAATTCTTTTGCTTTGAGCATAGCTTTATCACCTCAAAATACAGACCTTTCAGCAGGAGAAAAGTTCCAGGTTGATGTAATAATTGAAAATGCCTCAGATATCGGGGGTTTTCAGTTTAATATTCTTTATGACCCTGGTGTTGTTGAAATTCAGGCACCAGAAGACATATTACTTGGAGATTTTATTAAAAGCACAGATGGAACATTTTCTACACTTGGGCCTGTTATTGACAATAATTCAGGTAAAATTACTTTTGGCGCATTTACATTTGGCGTAAAAACCGGTGCTGAGGGCAGCGGTACCCTGGCAAGTGTTAAATTTACAGTAAAAAACATTCAAAACAGTTATCTAAACCTTGAAAACGTCCAGCTTGCAGCCATGACAGACGGCTCATCCCTGGTTCCCGACAGTATTGAAAATGCCGTCCTAAATGATGGAACAGCAGAGCCTGACCCTGTAATACCAGCTCCAATATACACAATTATCTTTAATGCAGATGAAAACGGAACAATTGAAGGAAACACAGCCCAGAGCGCAAAACAGGGAAGCAGCACATCACCTGTAAAAGCAGTTCCCAGTCAAGGATACAGCTTTACCGGCTGGACAGGGGATTATACTGGAAATGAAAATCCCCTGACTGTCAGCAATATAACAGATGATATGAAAATTACTGCAAATTTTGAGCAGGAAACAATTATTTCTCCTGTAAAATATAAAATAAATTTTACCTCACAGGGAAACGGAATAATAGAAGGAAGTACAGAACAATATATTGAAAAAAGCGCTGAGTCTGAACCTGTAAAAGCTGTACCGGATGAAGGATATTATTTTTCAGGCTGGACAGGGGATTACACAGGAACGGAAAATCCCCTGGTCATTAAAAATATAAGCTCCGATATGGATATAAAAGCGGATTTCATGATAAAAACTTATACCATCAAAGTTTCAGCAGGAACCGGCGGCAGTATAACGCCTGCTGATAATGCAGAGGTTGAACACGGCGGAAATGCAGAATTCACAATTACACCAGAACAAGGTTATAAAATTGAAGATGTCCTGATAGACAATGAATCTGCCGGAGCTGTAACAAGCTGGGTTTTTGAACAGATAAATCAGGATCATGCTGTTGAAGCTTTTTTTGTTTTGGAAACAGTCACTGATTCAGATGATAATGACAGCAATAAAGACGATATTGTTAAACCTTCAGATGAAACTGCAGCTCCAGCAGAACCTGAACCTGCTGAACCTGAAACCAAAGACAGCGGCAATGATGGAGGTGGCGGAGGGTCTTGTTTTATTGGCTCATTAGGTTAA
- the amrB gene encoding AmmeMemoRadiSam system protein B, translating into MKIRKARFSGSWYPESPDACEKEIQSFLKHEQTDHVKGKEFFGGIVPHAGWYFSGSIACNVIHCISQGKKPDVIVIFGMHLHPGSLPCLMTYGAWETPFGELEVETGLAEELAGKFRFQIETPEHFTPDNTIELQLPFVKYFFPDVKVLCMGVPPASLTLDIAKAVTEISAGLNLKIKVIGSTDLTHYGHNYGFTPKGTGTKALKWVKEENDRRLINTLISMNPIEIIKQGLENQNACCSGAAAAAAACAKILGAEHAHEIAYATSHDKHPSDSFVGYAGVVFE; encoded by the coding sequence ATGAAAATAAGAAAAGCAAGGTTTTCAGGTTCATGGTATCCTGAAAGCCCTGATGCCTGTGAAAAGGAAATTCAATCATTTCTTAAACATGAACAAACAGACCATGTTAAAGGCAAAGAATTTTTTGGCGGGATTGTTCCCCATGCGGGGTGGTATTTTTCAGGCAGTATTGCCTGCAATGTAATCCACTGCATAAGCCAGGGAAAAAAACCTGATGTAATTGTAATATTTGGAATGCACCTTCACCCTGGTTCTCTGCCCTGTCTTATGACTTATGGAGCATGGGAAACCCCGTTTGGAGAACTTGAGGTGGAAACCGGTCTTGCCGAGGAGCTTGCTGGCAAATTCCGTTTTCAGATTGAAACCCCTGAACATTTTACCCCTGACAATACCATTGAGCTTCAGCTTCCTTTTGTTAAATATTTTTTTCCTGATGTAAAGGTTTTGTGCATGGGTGTTCCTCCTGCCTCCCTGACCCTTGATATTGCAAAAGCTGTAACAGAAATCAGTGCGGGGCTTAATCTTAAAATCAAGGTTATCGGTTCCACAGACCTGACCCATTACGGACATAATTATGGCTTTACACCAAAGGGAACAGGAACAAAAGCCCTTAAATGGGTCAAAGAGGAAAACGACCGGCGTTTGATTAATACCCTGATTTCCATGAATCCCATTGAGATTATAAAACAGGGGCTGGAAAATCAGAATGCCTGCTGTTCCGGGGCTGCTGCTGCTGCTGCTGCGTGTGCAAAAATTCTGGGTGCAGAACATGCCCATGAAATTGCCTATGCCACAAGTCATGACAAGCATCCGTCAGATAGTTTTGTGGGATATGCGGGGGTTGTGTTTGAATGA
- a CDS encoding nucleoside deaminase has translation MNHEYFMKKALDQAQTALNKKEFPVGCVIVHENKVIAAGIRKGSANSFAGETDHAEMVALRNLEALNFDINRNDVSLYCTMEPCLMCFGAILLSNIGTIVYAYEDVMGGAARCKRNLLAPLYRREIAIIPNIMRIQSLNLFKSFFSDPENKYWKGSLLADYTLKQ, from the coding sequence ATGAACCACGAATATTTTATGAAAAAAGCACTTGACCAGGCCCAGACAGCCTTGAATAAAAAGGAATTTCCTGTGGGATGTGTAATAGTGCATGAAAACAAGGTAATTGCAGCAGGAATAAGAAAAGGAAGTGCAAACAGCTTTGCAGGTGAAACAGATCATGCTGAAATGGTGGCTTTACGAAATCTGGAAGCACTTAATTTTGATATAAATAGAAATGATGTTTCACTTTACTGCACTATGGAACCCTGCCTTATGTGCTTTGGAGCAATCCTTTTAAGCAATATTGGAACCATAGTATATGCTTATGAAGATGTTATGGGAGGCGCAGCCAGATGCAAAAGAAACCTGCTGGCTCCTTTATACCGCCGAGAAATTGCAATTATCCCCAATATCATGCGCATACAAAGCCTGAACCTGTTTAAATCATTTTTTTCAGATCCTGAAAATAAATACTGGAAGGGAAGCCTTCTTGCAGATTATACACTTAAGCAGTAA
- a CDS encoding glycoside hydrolase domain-containing protein: protein MKKKYLTSIWIYIFILILMPLTAYSQDLETYTFKLTQSNSSYQFWTTPPSERVFKDDTVPSDTGSEIKVYAAKNEFEPFQLVVKPASSGSVTVNISEFGIGIITEIYQVKYVNIEQATDSLGRTGAYPDPLWPISNGASISLAAGQNTSFWFNISVSKTTPSGDYPANIQIGGITIPVKLHVFNFAIPDEIHVKSQMNFSNQAVLEKYGVPGTSSEYWMYVDMMKQFFIDHRLTPKSVLWSGGLTSGGAPYIDYDCTAAQFTDNDGIWGFEEPAERYLDGTGLMGGKFTAPFNEGTGFPSFMAMTFQNNYPSEDQRPSTFCGLTRSSADWYTADNPSSAYNKKWFEYIKSIQTYLQGLGYLEKAYYYFANEPQDQADYDAVAWYSRYLKQAAPDFKLMVSENPKPEIFGHVNYVNDKQIDIWLPVLNQYDPAVSHDREKNHNGEETWIYFLHGTRPPYFNPITLDHPGIESKFTAWFLWKYRIRGIAYYSINNWSPNPWTDPMNDNHNGDLFMLYPPSETNTAIAYGSNNHRMVPSIRFELMRDSLEDYEYLYVLNGNKRPEVDQANTADTQADKIISGLTSYTRDSNFMYNLRRVIGLKNGSEITAIPDIQPPPKHPRTEGEPGNYYINFQDPAGSPSANPLVVNGKTYMKIGINYYDSDLGYGWYGETEHFVTGYDPWGTETNELKRSYVCDNYANTQNTFEFDLPNGTYKIEVCVGTPRNITSHNKIVIEGIGFIDDEEANTYIIRIKEVTVNDNKLTVDVGGIPQEYTKINYLNIEAIAAPKIPIADFTADKTSGNAPLTVQFTDKSTNTPTAWQWDFDNSGSIDSEIQNPSYTYETAGTYTVKLNASNADGSDFEIKTDLITVLPEPGAFETGDLNVDTKVDLTDALIALKVIAGFNTDDLVPANYAELGVDADGNNKIGLSEAVYILKKLAGN, encoded by the coding sequence ATGAAAAAAAAGTATTTAACAAGTATTTGGATTTATATTTTTATATTAATCCTTATGCCCTTAACCGCATACAGCCAGGATTTGGAAACCTATACCTTCAAACTTACCCAGTCAAATTCAAGCTATCAATTCTGGACAACTCCTCCAAGCGAAAGGGTTTTTAAAGATGATACAGTGCCGTCTGATACAGGTTCAGAAATAAAGGTCTATGCTGCCAAGAACGAATTTGAACCCTTTCAGCTTGTTGTAAAACCTGCCTCATCAGGCAGTGTTACAGTTAATATCAGCGAGTTTGGAATAGGTATTATTACAGAGATATATCAGGTAAAATATGTAAATATCGAACAGGCAACAGACAGCTTGGGAAGAACCGGGGCTTATCCTGATCCATTGTGGCCCATAAGCAATGGTGCCAGTATTTCCCTTGCTGCGGGTCAAAATACATCATTCTGGTTCAACATTTCCGTATCCAAAACAACCCCCTCAGGAGATTATCCTGCAAATATCCAAATCGGGGGCATTACAATCCCTGTTAAACTCCATGTATTTAATTTTGCCATTCCTGATGAAATTCACGTTAAATCCCAGATGAATTTTTCCAACCAGGCTGTTCTTGAAAAATACGGGGTACCAGGAACCAGCAGCGAATACTGGATGTATGTGGATATGATGAAGCAGTTTTTTATAGATCACAGGCTGACTCCAAAAAGCGTTCTATGGTCAGGAGGACTCACAAGCGGGGGCGCTCCGTATATTGATTATGACTGCACTGCCGCACAGTTTACAGATAATGACGGCATCTGGGGATTTGAAGAACCGGCAGAAAGATACCTGGACGGAACCGGGCTTATGGGCGGCAAATTCACCGCTCCTTTTAATGAAGGCACAGGCTTTCCTTCATTTATGGCAATGACCTTTCAAAATAACTATCCTTCAGAAGACCAGAGACCTTCAACGTTTTGCGGTCTTACAAGAAGCAGTGCAGACTGGTACACTGCTGATAATCCCAGTTCAGCCTATAATAAAAAATGGTTTGAATATATAAAATCCATTCAAACTTATCTCCAGGGACTTGGATACCTTGAAAAAGCCTATTATTATTTTGCAAACGAACCCCAAGATCAGGCAGATTATGATGCAGTTGCATGGTATTCAAGGTATCTGAAACAGGCGGCCCCGGATTTCAAGCTCATGGTTTCTGAAAACCCGAAACCTGAGATTTTTGGCCATGTTAATTATGTTAATGACAAACAGATTGACATCTGGCTTCCTGTTTTAAATCAATATGATCCAGCAGTTTCCCACGACAGGGAAAAAAATCATAATGGAGAAGAAACCTGGATTTATTTTCTCCACGGAACCCGCCCCCCTTATTTTAACCCCATTACCCTGGATCACCCCGGTATTGAAAGCAAGTTCACCGCCTGGTTTTTATGGAAATACAGGATCAGGGGAATTGCTTACTATTCTATAAATAACTGGAGTCCCAATCCCTGGACAGACCCCATGAACGACAATCATAACGGCGATCTTTTCATGCTCTATCCGCCCTCGGAAACCAATACAGCCATTGCCTACGGCTCAAACAATCACCGCATGGTTCCGTCCATAAGGTTTGAACTTATGAGAGACAGTCTTGAAGATTATGAATACCTGTATGTATTAAACGGAAATAAAAGACCAGAGGTTGACCAGGCAAATACAGCCGACACCCAGGCAGATAAAATCATCAGCGGTTTAACAAGCTATACAAGGGATTCCAATTTTATGTATAATCTCAGGCGTGTCATAGGGCTTAAAAACGGCAGTGAAATTACAGCCATACCCGATATCCAGCCCCCGCCAAAACATCCCAGGACAGAAGGGGAACCTGGCAATTATTATATAAACTTCCAAGACCCTGCTGGAAGTCCTTCTGCCAATCCCCTTGTAGTCAACGGCAAAACATATATGAAGATCGGCATTAATTACTATGATAGTGATCTAGGGTATGGATGGTATGGTGAAACTGAGCATTTTGTTACTGGCTACGATCCGTGGGGAACTGAAACAAATGAGCTTAAACGAAGTTATGTTTGTGACAATTATGCAAATACACAAAATACTTTTGAGTTTGATTTACCTAATGGAACATACAAAATAGAAGTATGTGTTGGTACTCCAAGAAATATAACTTCCCATAATAAAATTGTTATTGAAGGAATTGGTTTTATTGATGATGAAGAGGCTAATACTTATATCATTCGTATAAAGGAAGTAACTGTTAATGATAATAAATTAACTGTGGATGTTGGTGGAATACCTCAGGAATATACAAAAATAAATTATCTTAACATTGAAGCAATAGCCGCTCCTAAAATTCCGATAGCAGACTTTACAGCAGATAAAACATCAGGCAATGCACCCCTTACAGTCCAGTTTACAGACAAATCAACAAATACGCCCACAGCCTGGCAGTGGGATTTTGATAACAGCGGAAGCATTGATTCAGAAATACAAAATCCTTCCTATACATATGAAACAGCCGGGACATATACAGTAAAACTCAATGCCTCAAATGCAGATGGAAGCGATTTTGAGATCAAAACTGATCTTATAACTGTTCTTCCTGAGCCCGGAGCTTTTGAAACAGGAGATTTAAACGTGGACACAAAGGTTGATTTAACTGACGCATTAATAGCCTTAAAGGTTATCGCAGGGTTTAATACAGACGATCTTGTTCCTGCAAACTACGCAGAGCTTGGGGTAGATGCAGATGGAAATAATAAAATCGGGCTTTCTGAAGCTGTTTATATATTGAAAAAATTGGCAGGAAATTAA